CTTCTCGCTTGAAGGCGCTGTGCCAGGTTCCGCTGCAGGACATCGATGCTGCGTGCAAGGAACTCTCTCGCTGCATGAAGGCCGGTCACCTTGGCGTCCAGATCGGAAATCACGTCGGCGAAAAAAATCTCGACGATCCTGGCGTTCTCACCTTTCTCCAGCATTGCGCAAACGAAGGCGCCGCCGTTCTCGTACATCCGTGGGACATGATGGGACGCGATCGCATGACGAACTACATGCTTCCTTGGACTGTAGCCATGCCTGCGGAAACCCACCTTGGTATAGTGTCGCTGATCGTAAGTGGTGCGTTCGATCGCCTGCCGAAATCACTGCGCCTCTGTTTTGCCCACGGGGGTGGAAGCTTCGCCTTCCTGCTTGGCCGCCTTCAGAATGCGTGGGAGCACCACCCCATTGCTCGCGGCTGCTGCGAACGTTCGCCGAAGGAATACGTCGACCGCTTTTATGTCGATTCGGCCGTCTTTGACGAGCGCGCGCTCAAGTTTCTCATCGAGACAATGAGCGAAGACCGCGTCGTTCTCGGCTCCGACTATCCCTTCCCTCTCGGCGAAGAGCATGTCGGACGCCTGGTTCGCGAAAGCCACCTGCCAGTTGCGGTAAAAACAAAGATCCTCGGCGATAACGCCGCTCAATGGTTGAATCTTCCTGTGACACAGAAAAAGACAGATACCGCACCCCTCCCGGCTGAGATCGGATGTCCCTTCAAAGGCGAAGGAAGTAAGGCCAGTTTTACCGATATCGATCAAACCTCCGTCGAAAAGCTGCTCACCTATGGCTCCTACCTGAAGATCTCCGATCTGTTGGCTCTTCAGGAGCTGAAGTCGTCACCGCCAAAGCACGACGAGCTTTTGTTCATCATCATCCACCAGACATACGAACTCTGGTTCAAGGAACTACTCCACGATCTCGATGCCATCGTCGCCAGCATGAAGGCCGTCGCCGTGAACTCGGCATCA
This Terriglobales bacterium DNA region includes the following protein-coding sequences:
- a CDS encoding tryptophan 2,3-dioxygenase family protein, with the protein product MPTIDIHTHFFPQQWPDFTEQFGTPDWPSIRHTEPGKAVIMLGNREFRRIYSACWDPQLRLEEMDRDGVDVQLMCATPVLFSYQRPAEHALEVAKFFNDAALELCSSNPSRLKALCQVPLQDIDAACKELSRCMKAGHLGVQIGNHVGEKNLDDPGVLTFLQHCANEGAAVLVHPWDMMGRDRMTNYMLPWTVAMPAETHLGIVSLIVSGAFDRLPKSLRLCFAHGGGSFAFLLGRLQNAWEHHPIARGCCERSPKEYVDRFYVDSAVFDERALKFLIETMSEDRVVLGSDYPFPLGEEHVGRLVRESHLPVAVKTKILGDNAAQWLNLPVTQKKTDTAPLPAEIGCPFKGEGSKASFTDIDQTSVEKLLTYGSYLKISDLLALQELKSSPPKHDELLFIIIHQTYELWFKELLHDLDAIVASMKAVAVNSASRDEVYEAARLLRRCTEIMRVLVSQFTILETMLPTHFLAFRGKLEPASGFQSEQFREIEFVCGMKDAKLLHHHEHAPQAHARLRRRMEEPSLHDVFFDALHSIGKLKTPRPESNFDERAEAIRDLYEDERNYRDWLDVCERLTEFDELVVGWRLRHIQMVERTIGLRMGTGGSEGSSYLRTTLDKRFFPELWQARTMLRQPEGE